One genomic window of Sediminispirochaeta bajacaliforniensis DSM 16054 includes the following:
- a CDS encoding response regulator transcription factor encodes MMGAAKIMIVDDDSEIREIVRVLLESEGFVTLEATNGEMALSAFSDDVDLVVLDVMMAGMSGYQVCLQLRKISNVPILFLTAKNKDSDLTLGFSTGGDDYLAKPFSYAELLARVKGLLRRYQTYKGKSDLANETPLEWRGIVLYQDRNEAWKDGEELNLTDKEYQILKLMLSHRGRLFSAQNLYESIWEEPFFYSSSNTVMVHIRRLREKVEEDPQEPTLLKTVWGKGYRIE; translated from the coding sequence ATGATGGGTGCAGCAAAAATCATGATTGTTGATGATGATTCGGAAATTCGCGAGATTGTCCGTGTTTTGCTGGAGAGCGAGGGCTTTGTCACACTGGAAGCAACGAATGGTGAAATGGCACTCTCCGCTTTTTCTGACGATGTGGATCTTGTGGTTTTAGACGTTATGATGGCAGGTATGTCCGGGTATCAGGTCTGCTTGCAGCTAAGGAAAATCAGCAATGTTCCCATCCTGTTTCTCACCGCGAAAAACAAGGATTCTGATTTGACACTTGGATTTTCCACCGGTGGAGATGACTATCTCGCAAAACCCTTCTCTTATGCAGAGCTCCTTGCTCGAGTTAAGGGACTTCTGCGCCGCTATCAGACCTACAAGGGAAAAAGCGACCTTGCCAACGAGACACCGTTGGAATGGCGCGGAATTGTACTCTACCAGGATCGAAACGAAGCGTGGAAGGACGGCGAAGAATTGAATCTGACCGACAAGGAGTATCAGATCCTCAAATTGATGCTGTCCCATAGAGGAAGACTTTTCTCCGCGCAGAATTTGTATGAAAGCATTTGGGAGGAACCGTTCTTTTACTCCTCCAGCAATACGGTGATGGTTCATATTCGCAGGCTGCGGGAGAAAGTCGAGGAAGATCCGCAGGAGCCGACGCTGCTGAAAACTGTTTGGGGAAAGGGGTATCGCATTGAATAG
- a CDS encoding VTT domain-containing protein, protein MFLAIVFFRGHFGSAEALRTYIGSFGSLAPLMLTAIQTMQAFFPIIPSFFGFIAGAGLFGAAGGFLCNYIGISLGSMIAYLLARRFGVGFVKQIIPEKKYNAAVEWAASKKSYTVVFFLSILLPFAPDCALCYFSGLINMPIKKYILIIVTAKPWCILLYSIFFNSIL, encoded by the coding sequence GTGTTCCTTGCCATTGTTTTTTTTAGAGGGCACTTCGGATCGGCAGAAGCCTTACGCACCTATATTGGTTCGTTTGGCTCGCTTGCGCCGCTGATGCTGACGGCCATTCAAACCATGCAGGCGTTTTTTCCAATCATTCCGAGCTTTTTCGGGTTTATAGCAGGAGCTGGATTGTTTGGAGCAGCCGGTGGTTTTCTCTGCAATTATATTGGGATTAGTCTTGGCTCCATGATTGCTTATCTGCTTGCAAGGCGCTTTGGGGTCGGATTTGTAAAGCAGATTATACCAGAGAAAAAATACAATGCGGCAGTTGAATGGGCAGCTTCAAAAAAAAGCTATACCGTTGTGTTTTTCCTATCGATTCTTCTCCCGTTTGCGCCGGACTGCGCACTGTGCTATTTTTCCGGCCTGATTAATATGCCCATCAAAAAATACATTCTGATTATTGTTACTGCAAAGCCCTGGTGCATCCTGCTTTACAGCATTTTTTTCAACAGCATACTTTAG
- a CDS encoding CDP-alcohol phosphatidyltransferase family protein, which translates to MLGFYNYTVILTYIGMLTSFFGIVFAADGSIMQALLCLMISGFCDMFDGRVASTMKRTRREKDFGIQIDSLSDLVCFGVLPAVIVHMLSPKNMIVSSICGLYLLCALIRLAYFNVDEAERQESTDTGREIYQGLPVTSVALILPLLFCASRIPGFLLKAVAPVILLLMATAFVTPFHLKKPALPGKLVMSFVGISELALLLTKGGF; encoded by the coding sequence ATGCTTGGATTTTATAACTACACGGTCATTCTCACCTACATCGGAATGCTGACTTCCTTTTTTGGAATTGTCTTTGCTGCGGACGGGAGCATTATGCAGGCATTGCTTTGCCTGATGATTTCCGGTTTTTGCGATATGTTTGATGGGCGTGTGGCGTCTACCATGAAAAGGACGCGCAGAGAAAAGGATTTTGGCATTCAAATTGATTCCCTCAGCGACCTTGTCTGCTTCGGGGTCCTGCCCGCCGTGATCGTACATATGCTGAGTCCTAAAAATATGATTGTTTCAAGTATTTGCGGGCTCTATCTACTGTGTGCGCTCATTCGACTGGCGTACTTCAATGTGGATGAAGCGGAAAGGCAGGAGAGCACGGATACAGGACGCGAGATCTATCAGGGACTTCCAGTAACCTCTGTGGCGCTTATTCTACCGCTACTATTTTGCGCCTCTCGTATTCCGGGCTTCCTGCTAAAAGCAGTCGCTCCAGTGATACTGCTCCTCATGGCAACTGCATTTGTGACGCCCTTTCACTTAAAAAAACCAGCTTTGCCAGGTAAATTGGTCATGTCGTTTGTTGGAATCAGCGAGCTGGCGCTGTTGCTTACGAAAGGTGGTTTTTGA
- a CDS encoding phosphatidylserine decarboxylase, translated as MEDRIMQFFYKTTIGRLFINLLLKAGLPKVMAAYLRSPLSKHLIPRYIKKHRIPMRDFPEISYRSFAEFFSRRKEFSVTDPNPSHFSSPCDGLLSAYSILPDSSFAIKNSHYRLCDLIDDTELAKRYCNGLCLIFRLTAADYHHYSFVDDGYIGKNHLIEGTLHSVQPIACDAFPVYRLNRRCWKLLDTDHFGPIIQIEIGALAVGGIVNEYEETSFEKGTVMGHFELCGSTIVLLIQKEKIRLLSKIETVLAAGDEFRVTQGMWIASKPNTEHPEPPTSDKQRSG; from the coding sequence ATGGAAGATCGCATAATGCAGTTCTTTTATAAAACAACAATCGGGCGGTTATTCATCAATCTACTGCTAAAAGCAGGGCTGCCCAAGGTCATGGCAGCCTATCTGCGTTCCCCCTTATCAAAGCACCTGATTCCGCGGTATATCAAAAAACACAGGATTCCCATGCGGGATTTCCCAGAGATAAGTTACCGTTCTTTTGCGGAGTTTTTCTCTCGAAGAAAAGAATTCAGCGTTACAGACCCAAACCCCTCCCATTTTTCAAGTCCTTGTGATGGCTTGCTCAGTGCATATTCAATTCTGCCTGACAGCAGCTTTGCCATCAAAAATTCACACTATCGGCTATGCGATTTGATAGACGACACGGAGCTTGCCAAACGATATTGTAATGGGCTTTGTCTGATTTTCCGCCTCACGGCGGCAGATTACCATCACTATTCGTTCGTTGATGATGGCTACATCGGTAAGAACCACTTGATTGAGGGCACACTGCATAGCGTTCAGCCGATCGCTTGCGACGCATTTCCGGTTTATCGATTGAATCGCAGATGCTGGAAACTACTTGATACGGACCATTTTGGCCCTATCATTCAAATTGAGATCGGTGCGCTTGCTGTTGGTGGCATCGTCAACGAATATGAGGAGACTTCCTTTGAAAAAGGAACTGTTATGGGGCATTTTGAGCTGTGCGGCTCGACAATTGTGCTTTTGATCCAGAAAGAGAAAATAAGACTCTTGTCCAAAATTGAAACGGTTTTGGCAGCTGGCGATGAGTTTCGTGTGACCCAGGGAATGTGGATTGCATCAAAGCCAAACACGGAACATCCGGAGCCGCCTACAAGCGATAAGCAGCGGAGTGGCTGA
- a CDS encoding phosphatase PAP2 family protein, which produces MEYLKKCGNKLLPEYSRIPLALVLVWNGIAYYGGRLIAQNWQHTQMDLPLDAVIPFAPWTVSIYILSYFFWIVNYILAARRDEASAYRFFCADFITRCVCLISFLILPTTNVRPEVIGSDIWSALMRLVYRSDAADNLFPSIHCIASYLSAVGIKNDKSIPLWYRIFSYGFAVAICISTVTTKQHVAVDVVGGIALAAAAYWVSGHCAVSAFYIRMIDRLRRKVCMTNTN; this is translated from the coding sequence ATGGAATACTTGAAGAAATGCGGAAACAAACTCCTGCCGGAATACTCCCGTATTCCACTGGCCCTTGTTCTTGTTTGGAACGGCATCGCCTATTACGGTGGACGGCTGATTGCTCAAAACTGGCAGCACACGCAGATGGATTTACCGCTGGACGCAGTCATTCCTTTTGCACCATGGACGGTTTCTATCTATATTCTGAGCTATTTTTTCTGGATTGTGAATTATATATTAGCTGCTCGCCGGGACGAGGCGTCCGCATATCGGTTTTTTTGCGCAGATTTCATCACAAGGTGCGTTTGCTTGATATCCTTTCTGATTCTCCCCACCACGAATGTGCGCCCAGAGGTAATTGGTAGCGATATTTGGAGCGCACTAATGCGTCTGGTCTACCGCAGTGATGCGGCAGATAACCTATTTCCCTCCATTCACTGCATTGCAAGCTATCTGTCTGCTGTAGGAATCAAAAATGACAAGAGCATCCCATTATGGTATCGCATTTTTTCCTATGGCTTTGCTGTCGCCATCTGCATTTCAACGGTAACGACCAAGCAGCATGTGGCTGTTGATGTGGTCGGCGGTATCGCCTTGGCCGCTGCAGCATATTGGGTTTCGGGCCATTGTGCCGTATCCGCATTCTATATTCGTATGATTGACCGCCTGCGTAGGAAAGTCTGCATGACCAACACGAATTGA
- a CDS encoding response regulator: MNSQTILIVEDEAEIREGIRILLSGENYTILEAENGQQGLGCWPIASISLFLMS, translated from the coding sequence ATGAATTCACAGACTATTTTAATCGTAGAGGATGAGGCCGAAATTCGCGAGGGAATCAGAATTCTTCTCAGCGGAGAAAACTATACCATTCTGGAAGCGGAAAACGGGCAACAGGGCTTAGGATGCTGGCCGATTGCGTCGATCTCGTTATTCTTGATGTCATGA